GGTTGGAACGGCCAGGAACTCATCTGCCAGAATGCGGACGCGCTCCCCCAGAATCTGTGACGTAGACACTCCCAGATTTTCTCGGCTGGGAGCGCTTCCCCGTCGTTATGCAGGTGCAACTCCTGAGTTTTTCATACGTCTCCTTTTGCTGTAAAACATCAATTGGTTAGACATGGCCTCCTCAAAGCCCGAGGGCGGAGTCCAATCCCCTATCAAGGTTTTAACAGCTAATTAAAAACTAGCACAGGAGATGGGAGTGTGTACAGTAGCTTCACTCGATATCAAACGGTGAACTTGATACAGAGAAACCATCGTTACAAAAGTCATCGATATAGAATAATTGTCGTTACAAAAGTCTCAGTAGGCGCGCCATCTTCACACACATCAGCCTGAAGCTTAAATATAATAGAGTTATGGAAAGTGAGATATCAAGGCAGATCGGTGTTCTTGAGCGGCGAGTCGCCAACTTGGAAGCTTTCCAGACGGCTTTACCCTCGCCTTGGGAGAACAACAGGGCCTGCTCGATGGAGGAATCGGAGACTTATCTTCAAGATGGTGTGACGCTCGCCGGAACAGCCGCCCTTCATGGTCACCCCTCTATCCAGGGGCAATCGGGGCTTCCGACGTGCGCTCTTCTTCAACAATCTTGGGAAAACGCGGCACAAGTCTTTGCCGCCCTCGGTCATCCCACCCGGCTGCGGTTGCTGAGGGCCGTGTTGAGCGGCATGACGCGCACCGCTCAATTGGCACAGCTCAAGGATCTGGGGTCTGCCGGACCCCTCTATCACCATCTGCGGGAGCTGGTGGCCGCAGGATGGCTCAAATCTGCCGGGCGGGGTTTGCATCATGTGCCCACAGAGCGTGTCATCCCCCTGCTGACGATGCTGGTGGCCTCTGAAGCCCTGGGCCCCGCCGAGGAGGTCACCTGTGAACCCACCTAGGGAGGAACTCTTGCTTGAGGCCCTCAACGCGCCCCACTCAGAGCACTTCGCGCCGGCCTTCCTCGATCAAATTCCGCTTCAACAGGTGCAGCCCGTGCTGAACGCTCTGCAACGCCGCCACGGTGTCGCCCGGGCAGTCACTCCACTGGACGCTTCCAACATGTGGACCGTCCAAGCCGAAAGAGGGCAATACGAGGTTCTGGCCCGTTTCGACGATGGTGGACGCCTCAGCGGCCTCAGGGTGCCGACGCCGGCGCCGGGGGCGGGCCGGATTTGGGTGTGGCGCGCCGTGCGGGTCACCTTGATATTCCTGGCGCTGGTGGGAAATGTGCTCAGTTGGGCACAGCCCACCCAGCTCGCGTGGCTCGGACACGTCCCGGCCGTCCTGCTGCTCAGCGTGGCCTTGCTTCCCACGACCGTCTGGGCTGAGCTTTGGACGGGCCTCCGTGTCCTGCTGATCTGCGGCGTTATCGGCACGGTGCTGTCCGCCTCGCGCGCCGTCACGCTGCCCCTCGGCGGGTTCGCGCTTTGGGACAGCGCACTCACGCTCGTCGCAGCACTGCTGCTGCTGCCCCTGATCGTACAGGCCAAGCGGGGAAGAAAAGTACCGGGCGATGCGGTGGGCTTGGGGCCGGTGGTCGCAGGTGGGCGGTTCGTGGTGGCCCACGGGGGCAGCACAGCCGCCTTGAACTACCATGCGGAGTACCCGGCCATGCGCTACGCCGTGGATTTGATCGGGGTCGGGCCCCTTGGTCATCACGCCCGCGGCCTGTGGCCGCAGGCCCCAGCCAAGTATGTGATCTTCGGTGCACAGGTCCTGGCCCCACTGCCGGGCCGGGTGCTCGCGGTGGAGGACGGACACCCGGACCTGCGGGTGCCCGAGACCGATCCCTTGCATCCAGCCGGCAACCACGTGCTGCTGGCATGTCTCCTTCCGGACGGACGGGAGGTCCAGGTCCTCCTGGCGCATTTGCAACATGGAAGCGTGCGCGTGCGGCCCGGTGAGGTCGTGCGGGCCGGCCAAGGGCTCGGGCGGGTAGGCAACAGCGGAAACACCTCGGAGCCGCACCTGCACCTGGGGGTGAATATGGGAGGTGCGGACACGGACGTCTTCGGTGGTGAGGGCGTGCCATTCACCATCGACGGGCGATTTCCCGTGCGGGGCATGACCTTCACGGGGTAGGTGC
This window of the Deinococcus planocerae genome carries:
- a CDS encoding ArsR/SmtB family transcription factor; this encodes MESEISRQIGVLERRVANLEAFQTALPSPWENNRACSMEESETYLQDGVTLAGTAALHGHPSIQGQSGLPTCALLQQSWENAAQVFAALGHPTRLRLLRAVLSGMTRTAQLAQLKDLGSAGPLYHHLRELVAAGWLKSAGRGLHHVPTERVIPLLTMLVASEALGPAEEVTCEPT
- a CDS encoding M23 family metallopeptidase — its product is MLEALNAPHSEHFAPAFLDQIPLQQVQPVLNALQRRHGVARAVTPLDASNMWTVQAERGQYEVLARFDDGGRLSGLRVPTPAPGAGRIWVWRAVRVTLIFLALVGNVLSWAQPTQLAWLGHVPAVLLLSVALLPTTVWAELWTGLRVLLICGVIGTVLSASRAVTLPLGGFALWDSALTLVAALLLLPLIVQAKRGRKVPGDAVGLGPVVAGGRFVVAHGGSTAALNYHAEYPAMRYAVDLIGVGPLGHHARGLWPQAPAKYVIFGAQVLAPLPGRVLAVEDGHPDLRVPETDPLHPAGNHVLLACLLPDGREVQVLLAHLQHGSVRVRPGEVVRAGQGLGRVGNSGNTSEPHLHLGVNMGGADTDVFGGEGVPFTIDGRFPVRGMTFTG